The sequence AGTATCAGCGGAACCATGGCTCTTGACGACAATGCTCCGCAATCCCAGGAGACTCGCGCCATTGTAGCGACGCGGATCAATGCTGGCGCGGAAGGCCCTGAGCACAGGTCGAGCTATCAAACCCGCCAAACGAGTGAGGGGGGAGCGCATGAATTCCTGCTTCATATAGTGGGTGATCATCTGGGCCACTCCCTCGCTGGCTTTGAGCGCAATATTACCCATAAAACCGTCACACACCACCACATCGGCGGTACCCAGGTAGATATCGTTACCCTCGACAAATCCGATGTAGTTCAAATCACTTGCGGCGAGTAACCGTGCCGCCTCCTTGACCTGTTCGTTACCCTTGATCTCTTCTTCACCGATGTTAAGCAGTCCTACTGAGGGGTTGGGATTGCCATCTACCGCACTGGCCAATACCGTACCCATGACTGCGAATTGGAGAAGATGTTCAGGCGAACACTCAACGTTCGCCCCCAGGTCCAACATGTAGGCATGGCCACGAATGGTGGGCAGGGCGGCGGCAATGGCGGGACGGTCGATTCCGGGGATAGTCTTGAGGACATAGCGTGCGGTAGCCATTAGCGCACCGGTGTTACCTGCACTGACGCAGGCATCTGCTTGTCCTTCTTTTACCAAGTTGACCGCCACGCGCATTGAGGAGTCTTTCTTCGTGCGGAGTGCCGAAGCAGGCGGCTCATCCATCTCAACGCGTTGAGATGCGTGGTGGACCTTGAGTCGTTCCCCCGGAATGGCGCCACGTCGACGTAGCTCGGCGGTCACCTCTTCTTCCTGACCGACCAATACGAGCGTCAAGTCTGGCATCTGTGCCAGAACCTCCAGGGCAGACTCGACCACAACGGGGAGACCGCGATCTCCCCCCATGGCGTCCAGGGCGATGGTGGTAACCAAGCCCTTATTCATCCTTCTTAGCGACGTCGATCACCTTGCGCCCGCGATAATAACCATCGCGGCTAACATGATGGCGGCGATGAATCTCGCCACTTTCCTGTTCAATAGACAGAGGGGGACCTACAAGAAAATCGTGAGAGCGGTGCATTCCCCGTTTGGACGGGGATTTACGATTTTGTGGAACAGCCATGAAGTGACTCCTGATGGTTCAATACAGATGGTGCTGGGTGCAATCTTCTAAAGACAATTAAAAAATTTCCTTATATCGACGTATGAAGAAAAATCTTTAATTGCTTCTCTGGGTGATATCAGACCGGGTTGAGCGACTTTAACACCGCGAAGGGATTTGGTCTGGCTAGTCCATTACTGCCCTCTTCTTCTCCTGGGACATACTGCTCCAGCACCTCCCGCGCTGGACACTGATCGATTTCATGCATGGCAACTACCGGCAACTCCAGGATCAACTCGTCCTCGACCATCTCGCGTATCGACAGAGTGTCTGCCACCACCAAAGGGTCAAGCTCCGCAGGGAGTTGGTCCGCTGCCGCTAGGTTCGCTACGATGCCGAGGAGCACCTCCCGCTCTACGGGAAACCAGGTAGGCGCCAAGCAACGCTGACAGACTAGCACCAGGCGCGCCGCGACCTGCCCCGTCACCAACCGTCGCCCCTCCCTATCCTTTGAAAAATGCAAGCGAAAGGCCACTTCCCCCTCTGCCTGATGCAACAGGGGGGCGAGACGCTCAAGGGCAGCCAGTGGATAGCTACCGCTGATCTCCATCCCCTGGTCCGCCGAGCGCGCCGGGTCGATGATTTCAGGCCATGGATTCGACATAAGTCGCGCAGTGTAATGACCTCTACTGACCGGTGTCAAAAGGGATATGTTGTTACCATTCCCCACCGATTCCTATCCAACATGGACTGCGCCTTGGTCTGTGTCTTCGTGGTTCGCCAATCCCGCCAAGTTACATCATTGTTATCAATATGTTGAGGAAGTAAATGGAAAAAGTGAGCGGACGTCATTATTGTCTAGCTTGACGATTTCTCCAGTTCCAGCGAGGTATAGAAAAGCCCCCCCCTCATCCCTACACAACTAGATATTTTCCCTAACCATCTGATATGTAATAATATCTACATATCATCCGGTTAGATCTGCGCCAGACTGCATATGCAATTTCAAGACCAGACCGTTACAATACGTGGATGCTTTCGTCCTGGAGGGCCTTGAGTGAGCCTACCTATCAAA is a genomic window of Gammaproteobacteria bacterium containing:
- the plsX gene encoding putative phosphate acyltransferase (Evidence 3 : Putative function from multiple computational evidences) gives rise to the protein MNKGLVTTIALDAMGGDRGLPVVVESALEVLAQMPDLTLVLVGQEEEVTAELRRRGAIPGERLKVHHASQRVEMDEPPASALRTKKDSSMRVAVNLVKEGQADACVSAGNTGALMATARYVLKTIPGIDRPAIAAALPTIRGHAYMLDLGANVECSPEHLLQFAVMGTVLASAVDGNPNPSVGLLNIGEEEIKGNEQVKEAARLLAASDLNYIGFVEGNDIYLGTADVVVCDGFMGNIALKASEGVAQMITHYMKQEFMRSPLTRLAGLIARPVLRAFRASIDPRRYNGASLLGLRSIVVKSHGSADTFAFAQAIRAAVQEVRQAVPTRISEHLGALPQQRREP
- the rpmF gene encoding 50S ribosomal subunit protein L32, producing the protein MAVPQNRKSPSKRGMHRSHDFLVGPPLSIEQESGEIHRRHHVSRDGYYRGRKVIDVAKKDE
- a CDS encoding 23S rRNA accumulation protein YceD: MEISGSYPLAALERLAPLLHQAEGEVAFRLHFSKDREGRRLVTGQVAARLVLVCQRCLAPTWFPVEREVLLGIVANLAAADQLPAELDPLVVADTLSIREMVEDELILELPVVAMHEIDQCPAREVLEQYVPGEEEGSNGLARPNPFAVLKSLNPV